The Cuculus canorus isolate bCucCan1 chromosome 26, bCucCan1.pri, whole genome shotgun sequence genomic sequence CCAGCAGGAGGGCGAATGCCAGCTCCTCGTAGTCGGGGGACTTGTACACTGCGGGGGACAGGGGCGGCGTGGGCAGGGgacccccaagagcccccccttcctccttcttagCCCCAAAACGCACTGGCCAAGGTGTAGTCCATGTCGAAGCCAAAGCATTTGATCTTTTCCAGCGCCAGGCTCCGGTTGACGAAGATTCTGCAGGGGATGGGGGttgcgggatggggggggatCAAGGCTGGGGGTGGCAcagagggggacacggggaccaGAACCCctgtccccaaatccatccctGCCCCGAGGAGGGGGAGCTGCCCACCCGCCTTGGTCCCAGGACACCACAGGGAGTTATTGGAGCAGAAAAATCCGCTTTTGAGCTGGAAATGGAGCtgagcggggggggggggggcagcagggaggggaacCCCCTTTTTGGTCCTGGGTGTTTAAATgcctccccccctttttccctcctgcagccccccaggaATCCTCCCTGTACCCACAGCCTCCTCCCAAGTGACCCCTTAGATCTGCCCCCCCCCAGACCCGTCCCCCCGGAGCCTTCCCCCCAACTCTTTCCCTTCCAAGCGCCACCTCCAGatctgtccccccaaaaccctttctGCCTAACTGACCCCCCTGACCCTTTCTCCCCAGATCCCGCTCCCCCGgactctttccctctttccccccgAAGTCACCCCCAGACCTGTCCCCCCAAGACCCTTTCTGTCTAATTGACCCCCCCCGACGCtccccccaatgaccccccccccacccaTCTCCCCTGACCCTTCCCCCCGgactctttccctcttttcccccaagtgacacccccccccccccccccccagctcccccccgGCCCCACCGGTGTTGGCAGTCCCTCCGCAGGGCCTGCGGGTCGCCCTGTCCCGGCTCCCGTCCCCGCTGCCCCTCGCTGCCCATCCCCGTCGCCTCGGgcctccgcccccccccccacacccccgcGCCGCTTTAACGGGGCCGGtggcaccgccccccccccccccccccttcccgggCCGGCCCCCAGCAGGGCGGCCCCCCACCATGGGGCAGTGACCCCCTTATCCCAccatggggcagagaccccccccatcccgctatggggcagtgaCCCCCCATCCCGccatggggcagagacccccccaggaGCAGTGGCCCTCCCCATGTACCCCCCAATggggctgtgcccccccccccggccatGTCCCCACACTGTCCCCCCTAAACAGCCCAGGGACCCTCCCGTGCCCCCCTCCAAATGGGACAGTGTCCCCACACCTCCCCTTTCCACCCCACAAAGGGACAGTGCCCCCCATTCACCTCTCAAAGGGGACACCGatgctccagtgcctcccctGGGCGCAGCGCCCCCTCCATATTCCCCCCCTGGGGCAATGTCCCCCCTCCACGCACCCCAAAATGAGGCAGTGCCCCCCCCGAGTGCCCAAAGCGGGACGGTGACCCTCCCGTGTCCCCCCAAAACGGGGCAGtatcccccccatcccccaaaTAGGGCGGTGacccccctgtgtccccccaaaacgGGGcagtgtccccccccccccggcaccccacAGTGGGGCAGTGTCCCCTCCGCACAATAGCGCCGGTGATGCTCCCGTGCACTCCCCCCCCGAACGGGCCGGTGCCCCCGGGGCCCCCCCGGGCCGGGGAATCATTAACCGGGGTCAAGGCCCGGTCCCGGGGCGCAGGACGGACCCGCGGGCATCTCAACCCCGACCCGCACCCCCgatccctccctctgccccccatcccgCTGCCATTCCCAGTGTCCGGTGGTCCCTGGCCTGGTACCGCTCCTGCTGCCATTCCCAGTGTTCAGGCTGTTTCCTGACCCGCTGCCATTCCCACTGTGTGGCTGTCATCCAGCTCAGTGCCATCCCTGCTGCCATTCCcagtgtctgtctgtcccccatcccattcccattcccagtgtccaTCTGTCCTCCATCCactcccattcccagtgtccagttgccccccatcccactgccatTCCCAGTGTTCAGCCATTCCCTGGCCTGGTAccattcctgctgctcttcccactGTTCAGGCTGCCCACAGCTATTCCCTGCATCTGGGTTGCCTCCAGGACCAATTCCATTCCCAGTCCTGGCTGTTCCCTAGCTCACTCCCATTCCCACTGTGTGGCTGTCATCCAGCTCAGGGCCATTCCCAGCGTCCGGCTGCCCATCCCACTACCATTCCCagtgtccgtctgtcccccatcccactcccattcccagtgtccggctgccccccatcccactcccaTTCCCAGCGTTTGTCCATTCCCTTGCCTGGTACCATTCCCGCTGCCATTCCCAGTGTCCAGGCTGTTCCCTAGCTTGCTCCCATTCCCAGTGTGTGGCTGTCAGCCAGCTCAGAGCCGTTCCCAGTGTCCAGCTgccccccatcccaccaccattccCAGCGTCCGGGCTGCCCCCATCCCGCTGCCATTCCCAGTGTCCATCTGTCCCCATCCCGCTGCCATTCCCAGTGTCCAGCTGCCATTCCCagtgtccgtctgtccccatCCCGCTGCCATTCCCAGTGTCCAGCTGCCATTCCCagtgtccgtctgtccccatCCCGCTGCCATTCCCagtgtccgtctgtcccccaTCCCGCTGCCATTCCCAGCATCCAGCTGCCATTCCCAGCATCTGTCTGTCCCCCATCCCGCTGCCATTCCCagtgtccgtctgtccccatCCCGCTGCCATTCCCAGTGTCCGGCTGCCCCTGCGCGCTCCCATTGCCGCTGCAATCTCCCCCTGCTCTTGCGCCAGCCCCTGCGCTGACGTGGGTGCCCGTGCCCGGCCATGACCCTCGGGAGCATCGGAGCATCCAGCCTGGATTGGGGCAACTGAGCAGCGGGAGAAGCtccagcagagagctgggggggaagggggggggggcacagggccAGGGCTGCCCCCGGGCTGCAGCACCCCGATAACGCCCCACACCCGCCCCGTGACTCAGGACGAACACGTGGGGCCCCTTATCAGGTGCCccagccgggggggggggggggggggggttgcaGGGGCGGAGCCGCAACAGGGCAGGAGCTGATGGGGGAAACAGCCGCCCCCAAAACACCAGGACCACCTCGTCCCCTCCCCAGGGGCATCCAGCAcaccccccatcccatccccacggggctcccccagccctgggatcacccccccatctccccaacAACACCGATGTACAAAGGAATCCTTTATTATCTGAGGTAGCAGCGGTgaggggggcacgggggggccccacagggacccccatgCGGGGCGGGGGCAGCAGCTGGTGCGCACACCACTACAGCGATGGAGGCAAAGCCGAAGGCAGCGCAGCCTGTGGTGGGCAAGGACACCCCCGACCCCCTCTCGAGGGTCAGGGATCAGACCCCATCCTTACTGGAGGAGGAATCGCTGCCGGGGGGGCTTAATTAAGTCATCAAAAATAAGAGAGTGGGCTCTGGTCACTGCTAACCTAAAGCTACTGCGCAGCAGAAGGGGTCACCCCTCGGCGTCACCCCCCAGGCACTCAGCACTGGGACATGGAAACAAAAACACCCCGGAGAGTTCATCGATGACATGAGGAGCGTGGGGGAACCCCAAGGTGACGGCAGCCCCTCCTGCGGTGGGATGAGCCCCTTGGCTCCCAGAGGGAAGGGGGgcagcagggaagcaggagcGATGCCAGCCCCTCACACCTTCAGGATGGCAAACTTGAAGAGAGCCATGATGGCAGCGCTGATGACACCCGAGATGGGGACGGTGACAAACCAGGCCATGAAGATGTTGCGGAAGAGGCGCCAGTCCACCGCCTTCCTGGAACGCAGCCAGCCCACCGAGACCACGGAGCCCACCTGCCCGGGGAGCAGGAGCATGGCTCAGCCTTACacggggatggggcatcctaCTCCCTCTCCAAACCCCTGCCCTTCCCAGGGAAAGCCTCATCCATGGGGCTCAAGGTCTTGCTCCAGGCCGTGAAGACCCAGGAGACGCAGACAGGCAGAGCGCAGGCGAGGAGCTGCTCTCCCAGGGTGAGGGGGAGCGGGCACAGCACCGCTGTTTCCATGGTTCCCGTGTCCGCTTGGCAGAACCCCCAGATCCATCAAAGGAGTTTTGTTCTCTGTCACCTCCCCTCAAGTGTCCCCTCATCCAAGGATGcctccagccctgggcagctgctgccacccACATTGAGATGCCAAGGGCAGCCCCGTGTGGGACCTCCCGCACAGCTCCGCTGGGTCACCACGCAGATCTGGGGGAAGCTGAGTGGGCACCGAGCTGACCCATCCCCTCCTGCCACCCCCACCTACCTTGCAGTGGGTTGTGCTGATGGGGAGGCCAACGTTGGAGGCGATCACCACGGTCAGGGCAGACGCCAGCTCGATGCTGAAGCCACTGAGagacagaatcatggaatggttcagGTCAGAAcagaactcaaagcccatccagtcccaccccactgccatgggcagggacaccccccactggatcaggggctccaagccccatccaacctggcctggaacacctccagggatggcacagccaccactgctctgggcaacctgggccagggcctccccatcctcacagcaaaacatttcttcctaagatatCATCTCAATCAcctctcttgcagctgaaaaccggtcctcctcatcctatccctgcattccctgatcaagagcctctccccagctttcctggagcccttttcagtactggaagctgctctgaggtctccctgaagcctactcttctccaggctgaacaacgccaactctctcagcttgtgcttgtatgggaggtgctgcagcccttggatcatctctgtggcctcctttggactcactccaacagccCCATGTCCTTCCAGGGCTGAGGGCTCCAGACAGTGCACAGGAACGCAGGCACTGGCtcccctgcagcacccaggaccTCAGGCTGGCGTAATCCCAAACCAGACCTGGGGCTGTGCTCCTCTCTTGGCTCTCCAGACCCCCAGCCTGACCCCATGCAGACCCCAGCTCCGCCCACCCACGCGATTAAACCTCCAAAGAGAGCACGGAGGGTGCCTCCAGGAGTGGGACACCTTACCTCGATGGTGTGATGGGAGTCAGGTCCTTCCCCATCGTCTGGATGACTCTCCTTCCCCAGACCCACAGGCCGATGCAAATCCCTGCACCTCCGTAGAGCAGCAGCCAGATGGGAGTTGCCACTTTGGTAGCCACATCACCTGTCTGATAGACCAGGTAGAGGGCAACCAGTGGGCCGATGGCAttgctggaagagaaaggagagttGGACTAGAGGGCCAGAAACTTTGGGCAAGGTGGGCACAGCCCTGGCGAACAACCTCACCGCTTCTGCCAACTCAACTGACCTGACATCATTGCCACCATGCGCAAAGGAGCCGAAGCAAGCTGTGAGGATCTGCAGGAACTGGaagagcagggacacctcggGTTTGTCCTGGTCCTGCCATTCTTCTAGAGAGCCTGTGCTGCCCTTGCGGTCGCTGATACCCATCTCCACCTGGGCCGTGTTCAGATCCACATCGGCAGCAGGGTGGGCGTCTGCTACTGCATTGCAGTAGCTGGTGTAGCTGTCCATGCGGACCCTCTTCTTGGCGTCCGCTACGGGCCAGGTCAGCTTCTCCACCTCATCGCCGTCCCTGGCACGCAGGGAGTCCAGCGGCATGCCGCAGATGGCCATGGTGTAGGAGGTGTAGCTGTTGTTGCGCCGCAGGGGCTTGTCTCCCGAGTCCCCCATGCAGTCCCCCACCTTGGCCAGGTGCAGTTTATGCAGCAGCTCCTTGTAGAGCCCAGAGTCCTTGTGCACGGTGTGGTACTGGTACTGCCCGCTGGTGCTCAGCTGGTGGCCCACGGCCTGGTTGAACTGGACGAGGTTGCCATTGGGCAGCCGCACAGCTCCTGCCAAGAGACGGCAGGGGTTGAGCACCCAGCGGTGCCTGGGCTGGGGAGAACCACCCCTGACACCCCCACATCACCCACCACCACTCACCGCTGTCAATGCTGGTCTCCTTCAGGTCAAGGCTAGGGAGCCTCTCCTGCTCTGGGGCTTCCTCCAGGTCCCCCACGTTGAAGGAGACCATCCTCTCCTCCGCTGCTGCCCGCTGGGGCGCAGCCAGCCTCACGTCAGCAACGGGGCTCTTGGCATCGCCCAGGGCCACCTTGGGCTCCTCGTGGTCCTCCTTGGGGCCGACGTTCTTCTCCATCAAGGGGCTTTCAGAAGGACTGGATTTGATCTCTCCTGTGAATGGAGGCAGCTGCCATCAAACCCCTTCCCACCACCACACCCAAGGCCTGGAAGGAGCCCACAGCCCTCACCATTCAGATTTATGGCAGCTAAATAAAAATCTACAGCTTGCCCCCATCCTGAACTCTGGAAATTGCTGGGCAGTGGCACCTTGTCCTGGGCACAACAGCCAAACCATCATAAGCCAGCTCATCTCCTATTTTTAGAGCCCCCCACCCACACGGGGTGTGGTGAACACCATTATGGGGCTGTTATGGCTGTTGTTCCTACGACAGAGGCTCTTCTTTGAGGCATGTTTGTCCCATCCCCGGTGGTTGTGCGATGTTCCAGATCTGCTTCAGGGGTGGCTGTGACCCCTCTAAAGCTGAGGCAAAGGTGCccagaagagcccagctcctctgccagcccagcagctccagtcTGCCAGAAGGACTCACAAGCTtgggctcctctccagctcccaCTGGTGGGTGACAAACCCAAACAGGAGCCTGTCTCCACCTTCCAAGGGCAGCCTGGTTTCCTGTCTCACTGGAAGAGCCAAGTCAGTGGCACCAAGCCCTGGAAACTGAGGTTGTTACTCCCCCTCTACCGGGAAAAGCATGTTTTTGACAGGTGAAAACATGAGGTCAGCTCCTTCAGACACCAAAACCCACCTCTGTGTCACAAACACAACGGTTTCCTGGCCAGTTTCCTCACTGTGAGGGCCAAGCTGTGGCATCCAGCCCCTCACCCTGGCATCCAAGCCTTGCAGAGCTCACCCCGGCTCTGCACCAGCATCTCCTCCTGGTGATGCTCTCGGGCAGGCAGGGTAGCTGGCCTGGCAGGCAGGAGTTAAGCCAAAGCTTGAACAGCTGGAAGAATGTCAAGGGCAGCCATAAAGCTGTTAGTCACACCCCAATTACACCAGTCTGACAAGGACACTGGTTATCCCCTCATCTCCAGTTCCTTAAGCACTCCAGACTGCATACAGAATTGATATGCAACACCACACAcggctccaggagagctgccGGGACTTTTCAGGAGGCAGAGCCCAGGGCTGCTCTTTTGGATGCCTTTCAATAGAGAAGGTTTTTTCTTTGTGCTACAGGGAAGGATTTCATCAGCTTACAGCGTGTTAAACTTGTGATCTGCATCTGCCAGGCCAGAGAACGATCAGCAGGTATGCAGGGGATTAAAGGTTACACCAGTTAACAGGCAGGTtgcctcctgccttcccttcttggctataaaacagcaaaaccaggctATAGAATATCGTCTGCTGCCCTACACGGTTCACAGAGAGCCCGCCCTGCTGAGAAATCAGCCGCCAGACTCTGCTCAGTGGCACAAGAGCCGCTTCCAGGGGCGCTGCAGGCTCCCAGGGAGCAGCGTTCGATGCTGCTGCAGGTCGGGAGCACCCAGGGTCCCACCTGCTGGGCTGGGCCCCAGTGACTCAGGGGTTGCAGAGCAGCTTAAGTGATAACCGAAGCTGCGAAGCTGCGGATCCCTGCTAATAACAGCCCTGTGGCTAATGAGATCCCCTGCTGGGAAAAGGAGGTGGTTAGTGCAAGCGCGCCCTTCCCTGAAGGATTGCAAAGAAAGAGGCATTACTTACGTTcgattttcttcttcattctcGGACACACAAAGAACCAGACGACAAGAGCACAGACAACAGCACTCCCCGCCGAAATTAGCAGGATACCCCACAGAGGAAGTTTGTCAAAGCCCAGCACTAGGAAATAAAACAACGCATCTTTGAAATCCTCCAGGCAAAAGCCTCCTCCACACATGACTTTGCTCTGCGTGCCACGGGAACTCCATCACCTGCAGCATCCCTGAGCCAATCTGCCTCCCAGGGAGGAACACTGTCAGGAAGCCATCGCCAACTGCACCAAAACCGAGAGCGTCACCCCCACAAAAATCCACCTTGCCCATTACAAACTCCCCCATCAAAAGCAGCTCTTTCCCAGGTGGAGACACTGTGCCCTCCTGCAGGCAAACCCAAGCAGGGAGCGGTGTCTGCCCTGCGCAGGTACAGGAGACTCCTTATTTGCTGCAAtgtcaaagggaaaaaaccacCTGGCACAGTTGCTGCAGCGACAGCTTTGCATcttggggcagggagagggcatcGAGGCCCTGGGAGGGTCCCAGACAGCCCCACATCTACATGaactcctgcagctgctgaggaagagGGTTCCCCTGCACCACAAATCCTTAGGAGCTTCAGCTCAAGCTCCCAGGCAGCTGAGGTGCTACATGACCCAGTTACAGTACTCCCACATGCAGTGTGACTTTTAGCAGAGGTTTTGTGTTATCCAGCCGGCTGCAGGCCCCACTCTGGGTATCAGGTGCCTCGGACCATTCTGCACCTGTGTTTGCCGCTGCAGGCAACACCTTCCAGCTCCTAAAGCACCGACATCTCAGCTTCTTCACACACACTGTTTGCTTATGTCAAACCTGGCTCACTGATGGCTATAAACCCTGCACACAAGCAAGCCAACGCTCACTCAGCCCACCTGAGGGCTCAGGATAAACAAGAATCCACCTTGCTGGGAAGGGATCAAGCGATCTGGGAGCAGCAATACCGCTGCTCTGCAACCCTTGtgcccccagcagccccccagctcctgcctgctcccctcagctgcaaagccaagggaaggggaagaggatgGCCTTCCAAAcagttttccagacactgttttccagagaaaatcCTGTGGAGCCAGTACTGACTGGCCTCACCGCACTGCCAGCAACTCCTCCACAACAGGAAACCCATGCTCTGACAGCAAACAGCTCACTCCGAGTCACTCTGGCAGATGGAGGTGGCAAAGCCACCCTCCCCTGGCCCTGCCCATGACCTGTCCCACTCCACAACAGCCAAACAAGCACTAAAATTGGGCTTTCAAACTACAGGACAAATTCCTCCGCTTGGAACAGGTGCCAGCTCCACTTGCCAAGGATCATCAGTCTGTTCTCCAGGACAAAGGGAATCAGAAGGCacagcctccatccctgctcccagcctcgCTACCCAGCCTGAGaagtctctgcagcagcagctgggcacCCAAGTTTTAgcacagggaagagaagggaagaggaagccATGGGATCTGCCTGTGCCTGGAAGTCTAAGGAGTAAGCTCTGGAGGGGTTTAGTTTGAGCAGGTCTCTGGGTAGGCAACTACCTAGCCCAGCACTCGGCACACGCTGGCCTGCAGCCTTCCATGACCGGCACAGGCCAGCCGCCTTCTAGGAGATTGCAGCCCTGTAAAGCAAAAAAGGGGTAAATCGGGCATTTAATGGAGGTTTGGTCAAGAATTTAAACATTCAGGTTCAAGTGTTCTGACAGGCACTTACGAGGGGCACCGGTGTACATGATGGAGAAGAGGTTGATCCCCACAGTGCAGGCATAGAAGACTGGCAAAGCTCGCAAGCCGTTGGGAACAGGATCTGCCTGCAAAACAAGGATCAGAGCTGTAGGAAGCCAGACCTCGAGGACTGCACAGCAGCCACATAGCGGCAAAGCAGCAACCCCTTCCCCGAGTGGGTTTGTGCCCTCAGCTGCTGACAGAAAGTTCAACCTCACGTTCCTGCAGGCTCTGCCAAAAGCCAGAGCTCCAGACAGCCTGAGGGAACAGCTCGCGGGGTGCCTGAAGAGCTGCCCATCGCAACCCTTGTGGGGGCTGGGGCCAGCAGAGGAGGTGTCAGAACACTGTGGGCCCCACATAGCTGCTCAGGGAGCCAGGGCAGGATCAGCAGAGTGTCCCAGAGCTCCCAAAGCTGGAGCATCTCATTTGTGCCTGCAGCGAGGGGCTGCCTGGCTCCTGCAGCCCTTCCTGAGGCTCCCAGACGGCTGAGCTCCGCAACCTCTAGCTGCACCCAGGGTTTCTTCCCACTGCCCACGCACTTTGAGACAAAAACATTTGTCAGGTAAAGCTTTCACCTCCTTCCAGCtgacttggaaataaaaaagcccATGGCTCACAAAGCAGCTTATTTgaccccagctctgcccagagaGGCCCTTGCCGAGCAGCGGGAGCAGTTAATCTCCACTGCTGCCCAGCAATTGGGGTTCAGCGTCAGCACAAACACACCCAGAGCTACCAAATGCTAAGCAAAACGGAGCAACTGGACCATTCAGTGCCAGGACAGAGCACGACGGGGCTGGCCCAGCTTTGGATGCTGGTTACGCAAGGTTACTCGGATAGCAGGGACACTGAGTTGTTTTAAAGGGCTGCCAGGTAGAAACCAGCTGTGATAAGATCTCAAGATTTCTTGAACCAGAAACAGTTAGAGCAGAGACCTAAAATAATTTACGTTAACCTCAAATATGCAGAGGAAAATGCTGGAGTTTCTCTGTGCTGGATCCCCTGCTCGAAGCTGGCAGCTCCCTGCGTGCCAAGGGCATCATCATCACCTCAAAGATGAAGTCAAAAGCTGTGATCTTTTATCTCAAGCACTGTTGGGTGCCCAATCTCTCTTCCTGGGCTGTCAGACATCCCCAACAGagggaaggtgtccctgaagCCAGCCTGGACACCCCTGGGTTTGCCTGAGGCCCCagacaggaggaaaaggcagtGCAACAGAGACAATTCCAGCCCTCCTGgcttaaaaacaaagctgtcaCTTCCATCAGCAACAGGACATAAGGCCCAGCCTTGCCCCAGGAGCTAGGAAAAGCCAGCAAAGAAGTTCTGATCTCATCCATTCTGGGCCACTTCCCTACTTGGACACTGCAGCCGTTCCTGCTGAGGCCAGGCAGGACACTCCTGGCCCACATGGTTTAGAGATGGGGAAGCAAAGTCTCCTCGCTTCCCAGGCTCTGCTTTGAGGAGAGGCTACAAGTCAGGCTTCCCTTCACCTCCTCCCTAAAGCGCAAACCCAAAGGTCAGCACAAGGATGGATGCgcctggagaagctgtggtgCACATCAGCCAACCAACTGGTCGCAAGGGCAGATGAGGAAGCCCCCAGTAACAGAAAATGGGGTGAACAGCCCTTACCTTACAGAGGATGAACCTCCGGACGAGAAAGAACAGGACAGCAGACATAATGCCGGAAAGGAGGGGTGAGATGAACCAGGACAGCACTAGGAGAAAAGAGGCACCATCAGCGTCCCACCGCTCGAATGGGAAGCCCAGGGGCCACACAGACACCAAGGGTGCTCACATGAGCTTGACTCACCGATCTTGAGCAGCTCGGACCATTTGACACCTTCTTGCCCTTTGGCCACCAGAGAAAAGCCAATGGTTGCCCCAACGATGCAGTGGGTACCGGAGATGGGGAGCTTCAGGAACGAAGCCACCAGCTGCCACACAGCAGAtcctgggggaggaggagaagcctGGTGAGAAAGCCCCCCCTCCTGCGCCGTGGGGCGCTGCCCCCCATGTCGCCCCCCCATTCCTCACCGAACATGGCGCTGATGGACCCTGCCATGAGCAGCGACTGCTTGCAGTTGTACATCTCCACGTCAATTAGCCCTTTGCGGATGGTCTCGCTGACCTTGGCTCCAAGCAGCGCGGAGCCCACGGTCTCGAAGATGCTGGCGAGGATGCAGGCCTGCCGCAGGGTCACCACGCCCGAGCCCACCGCCGTGCCGAACGAGTTGGCCACGTCGTTGGCGCCCACCGAGAAGGCCAGGATGAAGGCGATGAGGAAGCCCAGCACCACCATCCAGAGGAAGGGCGCCATGGGCGCGGGGGGCAGCGTGGGCGGCGGCTCCATGGGAATAAGTTAGGGATGCAATTAAATAGGGGGGAAGTCGCTATAGAGCGAGGAGGGGTCCCGCCGTCCTAGAGCCTCGCCGGGCGCGGGGAGCGCGAGCCGGGGGCTGCGCCATAGCCTGCGCCGCTCTTCATCCTGCGGGAGAGACCGGGTTAGCGGGGACCGGCACTTCCCGCGCCCCCAAACGgccgcgcccgccccgccccgccgctcACGGACCCGCCTCACCGtgcggctcggctcggctcggctcggctccgCTCCGATTCGGCTCAGGCTCCGATTCGGCTCAGGCTCCGATTCGGCTCAGGCTCCGATTCGGCTCAGGCTACACTCCACCCCCACCACACCGACtggcgccgccgcccgcccgcgccGCCTTTTATGCACCGCCTCCGCACCACGTGATCCTTGCCACGCCCCCTACAGCCCGCCATTGGCTGACGCCCCTCCAGTGGCGGCCAATCTCGCGCTCCCATTGGCCAGCGCCGAGCGCAGCGCGCGGGCTCCGTCCCCCTTCCGGCCTCTGCGGCCCCGCGCGGGCAGCGCGCGCCGGGGCGGTGCGGGCAGCGGGGAGTCAGCCCGgctcggctccgctcggctGGGTTGGGATTAGCCCGGCTCAGTTTAGCTTGGCTGGGCCCAGCCCGgctcggctccgctcggctGCGTTGGGATTAGCCCGGCTCAGTTTAGCTTGGCTGGGCCCAGACCGGCTCCGCTCGGCTGGGTTGGGATTAGCCTGGCTCAGTTTAGCTTGGCTGGGCCCAGACCGGCACGGCTCCGCTCGGCTGGGTTGGGATTAGCCCGGCTCAGTTTAGCTTGGCTGGGTCCAGCCCGGCTCGGCTTCGCTTGGCTCAGCTCGGCTGGGCACAACTCAGTGCTCAGCCTAGCCTGGCGCTGTTCGACTGAGCTTGGCTAAGCCCAGCCTGGCTCAACTCGACTCGATTTGGCTTAGCTGGGCACGGCTCGGCTGGACTTGGCTGG encodes the following:
- the SLC20A1 gene encoding sodium-dependent phosphate transporter 1 isoform X1, which produces MEPPPTLPPAPMAPFLWMVVLGFLIAFILAFSVGANDVANSFGTAVGSGVVTLRQACILASIFETVGSALLGAKVSETIRKGLIDVEMYNCKQSLLMAGSISAMFGSAVWQLVASFLKLPISGTHCIVGATIGFSLVAKGQEGVKWSELLKIVLSWFISPLLSGIMSAVLFFLVRRFILCKADPVPNGLRALPVFYACTVGINLFSIMYTGAPLLGFDKLPLWGILLISAGSAVVCALVVWFFVCPRMKKKIEREIKSSPSESPLMEKNVGPKEDHEEPKVALGDAKSPVADVRLAAPQRAAAEERMVSFNVGDLEEAPEQERLPSLDLKETSIDSGAVRLPNGNLVQFNQAVGHQLSTSGQYQYHTVHKDSGLYKELLHKLHLAKVGDCMGDSGDKPLRRNNSYTSYTMAICGMPLDSLRARDGDEVEKLTWPVADAKKRVRMDSYTSYCNAVADAHPAADVDLNTAQVEMGISDRKGSTGSLEEWQDQDKPEVSLLFQFLQILTACFGSFAHGGNDVSNAIGPLVALYLVYQTGDVATKVATPIWLLLYGGAGICIGLWVWGRRVIQTMGKDLTPITPSSGFSIELASALTVVIASNVGLPISTTHCKVGSVVSVGWLRSRKAVDWRLFRNIFMAWFVTVPISGVISAAIMALFKFAILKV
- the SLC20A1 gene encoding sodium-dependent phosphate transporter 1 isoform X2; the protein is MEPPPTLPPAPMAPFLWMVVLGFLIAFILAFSVGANDVANSFGTAVGSGVVTLRQACILASIFETVGSALLGAKVSETIRKGLIDVEMYNCKQSLLMAGSISAMFGSAVWQLVASFLKLPISGTHCIVGATIGFSLVAKGQEGVKWSELLKIVLSWFISPLLSGIMSAVLFFLVRRFILCKADPVPNGLRALPVFYACTVGINLFSIMYTGAPREIKSSPSESPLMEKNVGPKEDHEEPKVALGDAKSPVADVRLAAPQRAAAEERMVSFNVGDLEEAPEQERLPSLDLKETSIDSGAVRLPNGNLVQFNQAVGHQLSTSGQYQYHTVHKDSGLYKELLHKLHLAKVGDCMGDSGDKPLRRNNSYTSYTMAICGMPLDSLRARDGDEVEKLTWPVADAKKRVRMDSYTSYCNAVADAHPAADVDLNTAQVEMGISDRKGSTGSLEEWQDQDKPEVSLLFQFLQILTACFGSFAHGGNDVSNAIGPLVALYLVYQTGDVATKVATPIWLLLYGGAGICIGLWVWGRRVIQTMGKDLTPITPSSGFSIELASALTVVIASNVGLPISTTHCKVGSVVSVGWLRSRKAVDWRLFRNIFMAWFVTVPISGVISAAIMALFKFAILKV